Proteins encoded by one window of Cydia fagiglandana chromosome Z, ilCydFagi1.1, whole genome shotgun sequence:
- the LOC134679152 gene encoding uncharacterized protein LOC134679152, whose product MKRGAGIAVFLISLYFTGTLEQTIYEANNFFKPMTEDFDVKHKGQLFLPPCMKQLLNCWELVGAELVCKYTMIYRQTLESICMDLRLQCMEFTGPLPLETVSVSNWKYCPLKREML is encoded by the exons ATGAAGCGCGGGGCCGGAATCGCAGTATTTTTAATTTCGCTCtact TTACAGGGACTTTAGAGCAGACCATATACGAAGCCAACAACTTCTTTAAACCAATGACCGAGGACTTCGACGTGAAACATAAGGGTCAGCTGTTCCTACCGCCCTGCATGAAACAACTTTTGAATTGCTGGGAACTTGTGGG CGCCGAGCTCGTCTGCAAGTATACCATGATTTACAGGCAGACCCTCGAGAGCATATGCATGGACTTACGATTACAATGCATGGAGTTCACGGGGCCTTTACCGTTGGAAACGGTCAGCGTGTCAAATTGGAAATACTGTCCTCTGAAAAGAGAAATGCTGTAA